The following are from one region of the Gammaproteobacteria bacterium genome:
- a CDS encoding DUF938 domain-containing protein: protein MLGQGAERHLDGRWVSVSAERNKGPILEILKRILPSKSLVLEIGSGTGQHVVHFASALPALTWQPSDPDGEFRESISLWATAEKLSNVNVPVDLDVCRHPWPVPNVDAVLSINMVHIAPWAATEALLAGASDVLSDGGVLYLYGPYRRFGRHTAPSNEAFDAQLRGRNPDWGLRDMEEVVRLAEDAGFEHGETINMPANNFSLVFRKGTATRK from the coding sequence ATGCTCGGGCAAGGCGCAGAAAGGCACCTCGATGGCCGCTGGGTCAGTGTGTCGGCGGAACGAAACAAAGGGCCGATCCTTGAAATACTGAAGCGCATTCTTCCTTCCAAGAGTTTAGTTCTCGAAATTGGGAGCGGCACTGGGCAGCACGTAGTGCATTTCGCGAGTGCGCTGCCGGCGCTGACCTGGCAGCCGAGTGATCCCGATGGCGAATTTCGCGAGTCCATATCCCTGTGGGCAACTGCGGAGAAGCTCAGCAATGTGAATGTCCCCGTTGATCTGGATGTCTGTCGGCACCCCTGGCCGGTTCCCAACGTCGATGCGGTCTTATCGATTAATATGGTCCACATCGCGCCATGGGCAGCAACAGAAGCACTGCTTGCCGGTGCAAGCGATGTGCTTTCTGACGGCGGGGTGTTATATCTGTACGGACCCTATCGGCGTTTTGGGCGCCACACGGCGCCAAGTAATGAAGCATTTGATGCGCAGTTGCGTGGGCGAAATCCGGATTGGGGTCTTAGAGATATGGAAGAGGTTGTTCGGCTTGCCGAGGATGCCGGATTTGAGCATGGTGAGACGATTAACATGCCGGCGAATAATTTTAGCCTCGTTTTCCGGAAAGGGACCGCCACACGCAAATAA
- a CDS encoding class I SAM-dependent methyltransferase, whose translation MEFRNCNVEIDEFPFPDDSFDVVTCCQVLEHFVGSSLGTMAEIKRVLHPGGILEVDVPNVVCFRNRSRILRGKNITFDYKKHYLYEESVLYKGHSFYPMRHNREFTRDELYLLLDCAGFDDIRVSFLKSRRQRTGLERIRSVGSALRDAVPSLRKSLIALAYKPQVS comes from the coding sequence ATTGAATTCAGAAATTGCAACGTCGAGATCGATGAATTTCCCTTTCCCGATGACTCCTTCGACGTAGTGACCTGCTGTCAGGTCTTGGAACATTTCGTCGGTTCATCACTGGGAACGATGGCTGAAATCAAGCGGGTTCTGCACCCAGGTGGCATCCTGGAAGTGGACGTACCCAACGTCGTCTGTTTCCGAAACAGGAGCCGGATCCTACGCGGTAAGAACATCACCTTTGATTACAAGAAGCACTACCTCTATGAAGAGTCGGTACTGTACAAGGGACATTCCTTCTACCCCATGCGGCATAACCGGGAATTCACCCGGGATGAGCTGTATCTACTGCTCGACTGTGCTGGCTTCGACGATATCAGGGTCTCCTTTCTCAAATCCAGAAGGCAGCGCACCGGCCTGGAGCGGATCCGTTCGGTGGGCTCGGCGCTGCGGGACGCGGTCCCTTCTTTGCGAAAGTCGCTGATCGCCTTGGCCTACAAGCCACAGGTCTCATGA
- the msrB gene encoding peptide-methionine (R)-S-oxide reductase MsrB, whose translation MDDKHNRLDEEWRQLLSPEAYAVCRKKGTERPFSGKYHDCKEEGVYLCVCCGTALFHSETKFDSGTGWPSFSAPIAEENISAKSDNSDGMRRIEVLCRTCDAHLGHVFDDGPAPANQRYCVNSVALAFEKKSDQSKS comes from the coding sequence GTGGACGATAAACATAATCGATTAGATGAGGAGTGGCGGCAGTTGCTGTCGCCTGAGGCGTACGCCGTCTGTAGGAAAAAAGGGACAGAACGGCCCTTTAGCGGCAAATATCACGATTGCAAGGAAGAGGGTGTTTACCTATGTGTCTGTTGTGGCACGGCGTTGTTCCACTCCGAGACTAAGTTTGATTCGGGGACAGGTTGGCCAAGCTTCTCGGCACCGATCGCTGAAGAAAACATCAGCGCGAAATCAGACAATAGCGATGGTATGCGTCGTATCGAGGTGCTCTGTCGGACCTGTGATGCCCATCTTGGTCACGTGTTCGACGATGGCCCAGCACCCGCAAATCAGCGTTACTGTGTTAACTCTGTCGCACTAGCGTTTGAGAAAAAAAGCGATCAATCAAAAAGCTAG
- a CDS encoding 4a-hydroxytetrahydrobiopterin dehydratase, whose translation MTDLAERRCKPCEGGVQPLGKAQALELGAQVASWSLDDAGTRISKTYQFKNYYQTMAFVNAVAWVAHHEDHHPDMEVSWNRCVVHYTTHAINGLSENDFICAAKVDHLFMGEQGQSGTITAQGT comes from the coding sequence ATGACAGACCTTGCCGAGAGACGCTGTAAGCCCTGTGAAGGGGGTGTCCAACCATTGGGTAAGGCCCAAGCGTTGGAATTGGGGGCCCAGGTGGCAAGCTGGTCTCTCGATGATGCAGGGACCCGAATCAGCAAGACCTATCAGTTCAAGAATTATTATCAAACGATGGCCTTTGTAAACGCGGTCGCCTGGGTCGCCCATCACGAGGATCACCATCCCGATATGGAAGTCAGTTGGAACCGCTGTGTGGTTCACTATACCACCCACGCAATCAATGGCTTGTCTGAGAACGATTTCATCTGCGCTGCCAAGGTAGACCACTTATTTATGGGGGAACAGGGCCAATCGGGGACGATTACGGCGCAAGGCACTTGA
- the cysG gene encoding siroheme synthase CysG: MTFLPIVFNAKGRLCLVVGGGDVAVRKIARLLQAEAQVRVVSPTLNEELTQLLADNRIDHKAKNFSAKHLDDCALVIAATDDGKLNQRVSELAQARNIPVNVVDSPELCTFIMPSIVDRAPVQIAISTGGASPVLARLLRARLETMIPAAYGRLATLMADFRGRVKKRFPKMRDRRRFWEQILQGPIAEMLFAGQDKAALAALESELDETASSPQSVGEIYLVGGGPGDPDLLTFRALRLMQQADVVLYDRLVAPALLELTRKDAKRIYVGKEKGQHAMGQQEITEILVRLAKEGNRVLRLKGGDPFIFGRGGEEIETLSAEGIPFQVVPGITAASGCACYAGIPLTHRDHAHSCIFVTAHLKDGSMNLNWNALVQPKQTIAVYMGVHGIDVLCRELIAHGMGAGTPAALVQQGTTQKQRVFAATLQTLPEIIKEHEIHPPSLIIVGDVVKLHESLAWFEPADPDQPN; the protein is encoded by the coding sequence ATGACATTTCTCCCCATTGTCTTTAATGCAAAAGGTCGGCTGTGCCTCGTGGTGGGTGGCGGGGATGTCGCTGTACGGAAGATAGCTCGCCTCTTGCAAGCAGAAGCCCAGGTGCGGGTTGTTTCTCCGACGCTGAATGAAGAGCTCACGCAACTACTCGCAGATAACCGGATCGATCACAAGGCAAAAAATTTTTCCGCCAAGCACCTCGATGACTGCGCGCTCGTCATCGCGGCAACGGATGACGGCAAACTCAATCAACGTGTCTCCGAGCTTGCACAGGCACGCAATATCCCCGTCAACGTTGTTGATAGTCCAGAACTGTGCACTTTCATCATGCCTTCGATCGTTGACCGCGCACCTGTACAGATTGCGATATCGACGGGAGGTGCCTCACCGGTGCTGGCACGGCTTCTCCGCGCGCGCCTCGAAACGATGATACCTGCCGCATACGGACGCCTCGCAACCTTGATGGCCGATTTCCGTGGCAGAGTGAAGAAACGCTTCCCCAAGATGAGAGACCGTCGCCGGTTCTGGGAGCAGATCCTGCAGGGGCCGATCGCTGAAATGTTGTTCGCTGGACAGGACAAAGCCGCCCTAGCCGCCCTAGAAAGCGAACTGGACGAGACGGCCTCAAGCCCACAATCCGTGGGGGAGATCTATCTGGTGGGTGGTGGCCCCGGTGATCCAGACCTGCTGACATTTCGTGCGCTGCGGCTCATGCAGCAGGCTGACGTCGTGCTATATGACCGTCTGGTCGCCCCCGCCCTCCTAGAATTAACGCGCAAAGACGCCAAAAGGATCTACGTGGGCAAGGAGAAAGGCCAACATGCCATGGGGCAACAGGAGATAACCGAAATTTTGGTGCGGCTTGCCAAAGAAGGGAATCGGGTACTGCGCCTCAAGGGCGGTGATCCGTTCATATTTGGGCGGGGTGGTGAAGAGATCGAGACGCTTTCAGCAGAAGGCATTCCATTTCAGGTCGTACCAGGCATTACCGCCGCGTCCGGGTGCGCCTGCTATGCGGGCATCCCGCTTACCCATCGGGATCACGCCCACTCCTGCATTTTCGTCACAGCACACCTGAAAGATGGCTCGATGAACCTAAACTGGAACGCGCTCGTCCAGCCTAAGCAGACCATTGCAGTTTACATGGGTGTCCATGGGATAGATGTTCTATGTCGTGAATTGATCGCCCATGGGATGGGCGCCGGAACTCCCGCGGCGCTGGTTCAGCAGGGTACAACACAAAAACAGCGGGTGTTTGCTGCGACGTTACAAACGCTGCCCGAAATCATCAAGGAGCACGAAATTCACCCACCCAGTCTGATCATTGTGGGAGACGTCGTGAAACTCCACGAAAGTCTCGCGTGGTTCGAACCGGCAGACCCCGATCAACCAAACTAG
- the dcd gene encoding dCTP deaminase: MSVKSDKWIRRMVKEYGMIEPFEASQVRHNDNGRLVSYGTSSYGYDVRCANEFKVFTNINSAIVDPKNFDADSFVDVKADICIIPPNSFALARTVEYFRIPRNILTICVGKSTYARCGIIVNVTPLEPEWEGHVTLEFSNSTPLPAKIYANEGIAQVLFLESDEVCETSYKDREGKYQGQKGVTLPKA, translated from the coding sequence TTGAGCGTAAAATCTGATAAATGGATCCGCCGTATGGTAAAAGAGTACGGCATGATTGAGCCCTTTGAGGCTTCGCAGGTAAGGCACAACGATAACGGCCGCCTGGTTTCCTATGGGACATCCAGTTACGGCTACGATGTCCGATGCGCCAACGAGTTCAAAGTGTTCACAAATATAAACTCCGCCATCGTCGATCCTAAAAATTTCGACGCCGATAGCTTCGTTGACGTTAAGGCCGACATCTGCATTATTCCGCCGAATTCATTTGCACTCGCCCGTACCGTGGAATATTTTCGTATCCCACGAAACATCCTTACGATCTGCGTTGGCAAGTCAACCTATGCCCGCTGCGGAATCATTGTCAATGTCACACCCCTTGAACCGGAGTGGGAAGGCCACGTTACGTTGGAGTTTTCCAACTCAACACCGCTTCCCGCCAAGATCTACGCCAACGAAGGCATAGCCCAGGTGCTCTTTCTTGAATCGGATGAAGTGTGCGAGACCTCCTACAAGGACAGGGAAGGGAAATACCAGGGACAGAAAGGTGTTACCTTGCCTAAGGCCTGA